The following proteins are co-located in the Larus michahellis chromosome 9, bLarMic1.1, whole genome shotgun sequence genome:
- the LOC141748448 gene encoding uncharacterized protein LOC141748448, producing MADRKTESLHSSIGLLGISAGSLLLAVHFYSLPRASPLIPSTALGVLLLILSSLLAYAGIRRSLRDASLFLSLCLTISVFWCGYGVVFILGGQGVLNDTGDFRNALVPGLVTFTLALLIIAVVGFLCREVILAMIASAVSLASAHEVATHYSTAFGSSAVACNYMIVCLVGGYFGLGRILYFLTKEKIALPGTDLAMKRTHEPIQSTSGSVNHFAVTGLILNMLSASVFGCKLLGVTGKLFIGQVPWLWAAGIYQIGICILSYRAMDVLMATFFGFTSILKFAEGYCLLYLIWQPEEPSFPVPFLVVFSILFVVLALFLTLKSPVDGLYLLFYVAYCIALACRPKGFFEGGPQGMDVAIFVASALMTLIHLYNVKASAKIPTGRGAVKALLARSSVLKLREGADLHAPYLGYSKYADAEVLGYACSVLASFAITMTGNPQAPLATVVIPWVVVAGGILKLLGGSVAFARGKTLESSAFILYAVMWIIWGLARYGGLYGTTRSFHAAVGIIAFMLFNGFIVFCTLFLNIAWFFYSLTFLLIAISFLLDAIHALPAGYDIAATLIFGLVSFYCFLSALFNSVFEGSCLPMGRPIVQLSGVGGGMTKCLHLPARKASSVKRIADILKSGGTCGIPTDTVYVLVAACNRPDAVEKAHQSKRQAQDRPMSLWISSLKQLEPAKHLFSPVLWDFMEAAWPSPISLVVPRGEWVDFLGMKDSAKYVGTPQSVAIRIPDCSVTTHLIDLVGPIVVTSANPTGEADTTHHNQVYAKLGNKVDAVLCDGPSPENIASTVVDCTKIDSGNIGFFRVGLIPKSQVLQILEQVQKKHTVVPNSGTCTSKGREEHLNHSQAVRNGVGMAASEAPSPGDGCKNQTRL from the exons ATGGCAGACAGGAAAACTGAGTCACTGCATTCCTCCATAGGGCTCTTGGGCATTTCCGCAG GATCCCTCCTCCTGGCAGTGCATTTCTACAGTTTACCCAGAGCATCCCCTCTGATCCCCAGCACGGCTCTAGGAGTCCTGCTGTTGATTTTATCCTCTCTTTTGGCGTACGCAG GAATTCGGAGAAGCCTAAGAGATGCCTCCCTGTTCTTGTCTCTCTGCCTGACCATCTCAGTATTCTGGTGCGGCTATGGAGTGGTCTTCATCCTGGGAGGGCAAGGAGTTTTGAACGACACTGGTGATTTCCGCAATGCCTTGGTGCCTGGCCTGGTCACATTTACCTTGGCACTACTCATTATTGCAGTGGTCGGCTTCCTTTGCAGAGAGGTCATCCTAGCTATGATTGCTTCTGCTGTCTCACTTGCCAGTGCTCATGAAGTTGCCACGCATTACAGCACAGCTTTTGGTTCCTCTGCTGTGGCTTGCAATTATATGATTGTCTGCTTGGTTGGTGGTTACTTTGGTCTGGGAAGGATTCTCTATTTCCTAACCAAAGAGAAAATTGCCCTCCCTGGCACAGATCTGGCCATGAAAAGGACCCATGAACCAATCCAGTCCACCAGTGGCAGCGTGAATCATTTTGCAGTCACCGGTCTGATCCTGAACATGCTGTCTGCCAGTGTCTTCGGCTGTAAGCTCCTGGGCGTCACTGGCAAACTATTTATCGGACAAGTGCCCTGGCTGTGGGCAGCTGGGATCTACCAGATTGGCATCTGCATTTTGTCATACCGTGCAATGGATGTACTAATGGCTACATTCTTTGGTTTCACTTCCATCCTGAAATTTGCTGAAGGCTATTGCCTTCTGTACCTAATCTGGCAACCAGAGGAGCCATCTTTTCCTGTTCCGTTCCTGGTggttttttcaattctttttgttGTCTTGGCTCTTTTTCTCACTCTTAAGAGCCCCGTGGATGGCCTGTATTTGCTGTTTTATGTGGCCTACTGCATTGCATTAGCTTGCCGTCCCAAGGGATTTTTTGAAGGTGGCCCCCAAGGCATGGATGTGGCCATCTTTGTGGCCTCAGCCTTGATGACTCTAATTCACCTGTACAATGTGAAAGCAAGTGCCAAGATCCCAACAGGGCGGGGTGCTGTGAAGGCCCTACTTGCTCGCAGCAGTGTTCTGAAGCTTCGTGAAGGTGCAGACCTTCACGCTCCCTACCTAGGGTATTCCAAGTATGCAGATGCAGAAGTTCTTGGCTATGCATGCAGTGTCCTCGCTTCTTTTGCTATAACAATGACAGGGAATCCACAGGCTCCACTTGCTACTGTTGTAATTCCATGGGTAGTGGTAGCTGGTGGGATCCTTAAGCTTCTAGGAGGCTCAGTGGCCTTTGCCCGGGGTAAAACCCTGGAGAGCAGTGCCTTCATTCTCTATGCTGTCATGTGGATCATCTGGGGCTTGGCAAGATATGGTGGCCTCTATGGCACTACCAGAAGCTTCCACGCAGCTGTAGGCATCATTGCATTCATGCTCTTCAATGGTTTCATTGTCTTCTGCACGCTCTTCTTAAACATTGCCTGGTTCTTTTACTCCCTCACTTTCTTGCTCATCGCTATCAGCTTCTTGCTGGATGCCATCCATGCTCTTCCAGCTGGCTATGACATTGCTGCCACTCTCATCTTTGGCCTGGTCAGCTTTTACTGCTTCCTGTCTGCCCTTTTCAACAGCGTCTTTGAGGGTTCCTGCTTACCAATGGGGAGGCCCATTGTGCAGCTTAGTGGTGTGGGGGGAGGAATGACCAAGTGCCTTCACCTGCCTGCCAGGAAAGCTTCCTCAGTCAAGAGAATTGCAG ATATCCTGAAGAGTGGAGGGACTTGCGGCATCCCCACAGATACTGTGTACGTGCTTGTGGCAGCCTGTAATCGGCCTGATGCTGTGGAGAAAGCTCACCA GTCCAAGCGCCAGGCTCAGGATCGCCCCATGTCACTCTGGATTTCTAGCCTAAAGCAACTGGaacctgcaaagcatttgttCAGTCCCGTCCTCTGGGACTTCATGGAGGCTGCCTGGCCATCTCCTATCAGCTTGGTAGTTCCCAGAG GCGAATGGGTGGACTTCCTGGGAATGAAGGACTCTGCTAAATACGTCGGTACCCCTCAGAGCGTTGCCATCCGCATCCCTGACTGCTCTGTCACCACGCACCTCATCGACTTG GTTGGCCCCATTGTGGTCACATCAGCTAACCCAACGGGAGAGGCAGACACAACACACCACAACCAAGTGTATGCCAAGCTGGGAAATAAG GTGGATGCAGTTCTTTGTGATGGGCCTTCTCCAGAGAACATTGCCTCCACCGTTGTGGACTGCACCAAAATCGACAGTGGAAACATAGGATTCTTCAGAGTCGGTCTCATCCCCAAGTCTCAG GTGCTGCAGATACTGGAGCAGGTGCAGAAGAAACACACAGTGGTTCCTAACAGTGGCACTTGCACCTCCAAAGGCCGGGAGGAACATCTGAACCACAGCCAGGCTGTGCGCAACGGGGTGGGCATGGCTGCCTCGGAAGCGCCGTCCCCTGGGGATGGCTGCAAGAATCAGACTCGCCTCTGA
- the LOC141748450 gene encoding glutamine amidotransferase-like class 1 domain-containing protein 3, mitochondrial: MGKRVAVVLAGCGVYDGSEIHESSAVLVHLSREGAQAEVYAPDGDQMHVVDHVKGQPTQEKRNVLVESARIARGNIKDLAKLDVKGLDALIIPGGFGVAKNLSTWATQGKNCIISKEVEDVLKAFHAAKKPIGLCCISPVLAAKIFPGCELTVGHDTECEKWPYAKTAETMKELGCKHVNKHVTEIHVDVKNKLVTTSAFMCNAPIHEIYDGIGKMVKEVVRLA; the protein is encoded by the exons ATGGGAAAGAGAGTGGCTGTGGTGCTGGCTGGCTGTGGGGTGTACGACGGGAGCGAGATCCACGAGTCTTCTGCCGTGCTGGTGCATCTCAGCAGGGAGGGGGCACAG gCAGAGGTTTATGCTCCTGATGGTGACCAGATGCATGTGGTGGACCATGTGAAAGGACAGCCAACTCAGGAGAAGCGCAACGTGCTAGTTGAAAGTGCCAGAATAGCCAGAGGCAACATCAAGGATCTAGCAAAGCTGGATGTCAAGGGGCTGGATGCCCTAATCATACCAG GTGGCTTTGGAGTGGCTAAGAACCTGAGTACTTGGGCCACCCAAGGCAAGAACTGCATCATCTCCAAAGAGGTGGAGGATGTCCTGAAGGCATTCCACGCTGCCAAAAAGCCCATTGGCCTGTGCTGCATTTCCCCAGTGCTGGCAGCCAAAATCTTCCCAGGCTGCGAGCTGACTGTGGGTCATGACACAGAGTGTGAGAA atgGCCTTATGCAAAGACTGCTGAGACCATGAAGGAGCTTGGCTGCAAGCATGTGAACAAACACGTCACTGAAATCCACGTGGATGTGAAGAACAAGCTGGTGACCACGAGCGCCTTCATGTGCAATGCCCCCATTCATGAGATCTACGATGGCATCGGAAAAATGGTCAAAGAAGTGGTCAGACTTGCCTGA
- the LOC141748452 gene encoding centrin-2-like — translation MDVSDLKITVKALGCELRKEEMRRIISEFSEEGSGKLNFKSFLQVMTQKMAEPCLEKEVWKAFKVFDCDGTGKISFENLKVVASEVGEEITDEELQEMIDEADVDGDGEVNRQEFLRILTLTDS, via the exons ATGGATGTCAGCGACTTGAAG ATCACTGTAAAGGCTCTGGGCTGTGAATTGAGGAAAGAAGAGATGAGGAGAATCATCTCTGAATTCAGCGAAGAAGGGTCAGGGAAGCTAAACTTCAAGTCGTTTCTGCAGGTGATGACTCAGAAAATG GCGGAGCCATGTTTGGAAAAGGAGGTCTGGAAAGCTTTCAAGGTATTTGATTGTGATGGCACCGGCAAGATCTCCTTTGAGAATCTCAAGGTGGTGGCTAGTGAGGTCGGGGAAGAGATCACAGATGAGGAGCTGCAG GAGATGATTGATGAAGCAGATgtggatggagatggggaagTGAACAGACAGGAGTTCCTACGGATTCTGACACTGACTGACTCATAA
- the LOC141748451 gene encoding centrin-2 isoform X1, with the protein MASSLKKPSLGAASQRKKASPKLELTEEQKQEIREAFDLFDTDGTGNIDVKELKVAMRALGFEPKKEEIKKMISDIDKEGTGKISFNDFLVVMTQKMAEKDSKEEILKAFKLFDDDETGKISFKNLKRVAKELGENLTDEELQEMIDEADRDGDGEVNEQEFLRIMKKTSLY; encoded by the exons ATG GCCTCCAGCTTGAAGAAACCCTCGCTAGGAGCTGCCTCCCAGAGGAAGAAGGCAAGTCCTAAGCTGGAGCTCACCgaggagcagaagcaggagaTTCGGGAGGCTTTTGACCTGTTTGACACAGACGGCACCGGGAACATAGATGTTAAAGAGCTAAAGG TGGCCATGAGAGCACTAGGATTTGAACCTAAAAAAGAAGAGATCAAGAAAATGATATCAGATATCGATAAGGAAGGAACAGGAAAAATCAGCTTCAATGACTTCTTGGTTGTGATGACACAGAAAATG GCTGAAAAAGATTCCAAAGAGGAGATTCTCAAAGCTTTCAAACTCTTTGACGATGATGAAACTGGCAAAATCTCTTTCAAAAACCTCAAACGTGTCGCCAAAGAACTGGGGGAAAATCTCACAGATGAAGAGCTGCAG GAAATGATCGATGAAGCAGATAGAGATGGGGACGGGGAAGTGAACGAGCAAGAGTTCCTGCGGATCATGAAGAAGACCAGCCTTTACtga
- the LOC141748451 gene encoding centrin-2 isoform X2, translating to MASSLKKPSLGAASQRKKVAMRALGFEPKKEEIKKMISDIDKEGTGKISFNDFLVVMTQKMAEKDSKEEILKAFKLFDDDETGKISFKNLKRVAKELGENLTDEELQEMIDEADRDGDGEVNEQEFLRIMKKTSLY from the exons ATG GCCTCCAGCTTGAAGAAACCCTCGCTAGGAGCTGCCTCCCAGAGGAAGAAG GTGGCCATGAGAGCACTAGGATTTGAACCTAAAAAAGAAGAGATCAAGAAAATGATATCAGATATCGATAAGGAAGGAACAGGAAAAATCAGCTTCAATGACTTCTTGGTTGTGATGACACAGAAAATG GCTGAAAAAGATTCCAAAGAGGAGATTCTCAAAGCTTTCAAACTCTTTGACGATGATGAAACTGGCAAAATCTCTTTCAAAAACCTCAAACGTGTCGCCAAAGAACTGGGGGAAAATCTCACAGATGAAGAGCTGCAG GAAATGATCGATGAAGCAGATAGAGATGGGGACGGGGAAGTGAACGAGCAAGAGTTCCTGCGGATCATGAAGAAGACCAGCCTTTACtga
- the LOC141748451 gene encoding centrin-2 isoform X4, with protein MRALGFEPKKEEIKKMISDIDKEGTGKISFNDFLVVMTQKMAEKDSKEEILKAFKLFDDDETGKISFKNLKRVAKELGENLTDEELQEMIDEADRDGDGEVNEQEFLRIMKKTSLY; from the exons ATGAGAGCACTAGGATTTGAACCTAAAAAAGAAGAGATCAAGAAAATGATATCAGATATCGATAAGGAAGGAACAGGAAAAATCAGCTTCAATGACTTCTTGGTTGTGATGACACAGAAAATG GCTGAAAAAGATTCCAAAGAGGAGATTCTCAAAGCTTTCAAACTCTTTGACGATGATGAAACTGGCAAAATCTCTTTCAAAAACCTCAAACGTGTCGCCAAAGAACTGGGGGAAAATCTCACAGATGAAGAGCTGCAG GAAATGATCGATGAAGCAGATAGAGATGGGGACGGGGAAGTGAACGAGCAAGAGTTCCTGCGGATCATGAAGAAGACCAGCCTTTACtga
- the LOC141748451 gene encoding centrin-2 isoform X3, with the protein MISSSPLVPLSKEEKVKCVAMRALGFEPKKEEIKKMISDIDKEGTGKISFNDFLVVMTQKMAEKDSKEEILKAFKLFDDDETGKISFKNLKRVAKELGENLTDEELQEMIDEADRDGDGEVNEQEFLRIMKKTSLY; encoded by the exons ATGATTTCAAGCTCGCCGCTTGTCCCTTtatcaaaggaggaaaaagtaaagtGT GTGGCCATGAGAGCACTAGGATTTGAACCTAAAAAAGAAGAGATCAAGAAAATGATATCAGATATCGATAAGGAAGGAACAGGAAAAATCAGCTTCAATGACTTCTTGGTTGTGATGACACAGAAAATG GCTGAAAAAGATTCCAAAGAGGAGATTCTCAAAGCTTTCAAACTCTTTGACGATGATGAAACTGGCAAAATCTCTTTCAAAAACCTCAAACGTGTCGCCAAAGAACTGGGGGAAAATCTCACAGATGAAGAGCTGCAG GAAATGATCGATGAAGCAGATAGAGATGGGGACGGGGAAGTGAACGAGCAAGAGTTCCTGCGGATCATGAAGAAGACCAGCCTTTACtga